The following coding sequences are from one Mycobacterium bourgelatii window:
- a CDS encoding TetR/AcrR family transcriptional regulator — MAGGTKRLPRAIREQQMLDAAVQMFSVNGYHETSMDAIAAQAQISKPMLYLYYGSKEELFGACLNREMSRFIEAVRDSIDITQGPRELLRNTIVSFLRYIDENRASWIVMYTQATSSQAFAQTVREGREQIIELVAGLVQSGTREPMTDAEIEMTAVALVGAGEAIANRLSTGETDVDEAAEMMINLFWRGLKGSPVDRDISSAR, encoded by the coding sequence ATGGCAGGTGGTACCAAGCGACTACCGCGTGCCATCCGCGAGCAGCAGATGCTCGACGCCGCGGTGCAGATGTTCTCGGTCAACGGCTATCACGAGACCTCGATGGACGCGATCGCCGCGCAGGCTCAGATCTCCAAACCAATGCTGTACCTGTACTACGGCTCCAAAGAGGAGTTGTTCGGCGCCTGCCTGAACCGGGAGATGAGCCGGTTCATCGAGGCGGTGCGCGACAGCATCGACATCACCCAGGGGCCGAGGGAACTGCTGCGCAACACCATCGTGTCGTTCCTGCGTTACATCGACGAGAACCGGGCCTCGTGGATCGTCATGTACACCCAGGCCACGAGCTCCCAAGCGTTCGCCCAAACGGTGCGCGAGGGCCGCGAACAGATCATCGAGCTGGTCGCGGGCCTGGTGCAGTCCGGCACCCGGGAGCCGATGACGGACGCCGAGATCGAAATGACGGCAGTGGCTTTGGTGGGCGCGGGCGAGGCGATTGCCAACCGGCTCAGCACCGGGGAGACTGACGTCGACGAAGCGGCAGAGATGATGATCAACCTGTTCTGGCGCGGCCTCAAGGGCTCGCCAGTGGATCGGGATATCAGCTCGGCGCGATAA